A single window of Deltaproteobacteria bacterium DNA harbors:
- a CDS encoding amidohydrolase, protein MHDLAALLDAAKKLNSDVTALRRAIHAEPELGLENTATRAKLLASLAGLPLEIAQHAKSSGVVATLRGAKPGRRILLRADTDALPMPEDNDLPFRSQRPNTMHACGHDAHTAMLAGAARLLAAQRHAFEGEVVFMFQPGEEGYAGAKVMLDEGMPETDGAFAIHITPLIPSGMIGTRSGALLASADFFTITMKGKGGHGSMPHDCRDPIPAAGEFATAIQTFVTREIPVSDPVVITVTRIVGGTTTNVIPETVELQGTIRALSERSRAKAHAGLERVAKGIAAAHGVEAIVQLNAGYPVTVNDAKFEDFSRGVARDLLGERGVIEFDAPVMGAEDFSYVLQRTPGSMVFLGLRPQDPSLAAPCHSNRMQIDEDGMAFGVALHAAVALRFLGGAPL, encoded by the coding sequence ATGCACGATCTTGCCGCTTTGCTCGATGCCGCGAAGAAACTGAACTCCGACGTGACGGCGCTACGGCGCGCGATTCACGCGGAGCCCGAGCTCGGGCTCGAGAACACCGCGACGCGCGCGAAGCTGCTCGCGTCGCTCGCGGGCCTGCCGCTCGAGATCGCGCAGCACGCGAAGTCGTCGGGCGTGGTGGCGACGCTGCGCGGCGCGAAGCCGGGCCGGCGCATCTTGTTACGGGCCGACACCGACGCGCTGCCGATGCCTGAGGACAACGACCTGCCGTTTCGCTCGCAGCGCCCGAACACGATGCACGCCTGCGGCCACGACGCGCACACCGCCATGCTCGCCGGCGCCGCGCGCCTGCTCGCGGCGCAGCGCCACGCCTTCGAGGGCGAGGTCGTGTTCATGTTCCAGCCCGGCGAAGAGGGCTACGCCGGCGCGAAGGTGATGCTCGACGAGGGCATGCCCGAAACCGACGGCGCGTTCGCCATCCACATCACGCCGCTGATTCCGAGCGGCATGATCGGCACGCGCTCCGGCGCGCTGCTCGCCTCCGCGGACTTCTTCACGATCACGATGAAGGGGAAGGGCGGGCACGGCTCGATGCCGCACGACTGCCGAGACCCGATTCCGGCCGCGGGCGAGTTCGCGACCGCGATTCAGACGTTCGTGACGCGCGAGATTCCCGTCTCCGATCCCGTCGTGATCACCGTGACGCGCATCGTGGGCGGCACGACCACGAACGTGATTCCGGAGACGGTGGAGCTGCAGGGCACGATCCGCGCGCTCTCGGAGCGCTCGCGCGCGAAGGCGCACGCGGGCCTCGAGCGCGTGGCGAAAGGCATCGCGGCGGCGCACGGCGTCGAGGCGATCGTGCAGCTGAACGCGGGCTACCCCGTCACGGTCAACGACGCGAAGTTCGAGGACTTCTCGCGCGGCGTGGCGCGCGACTTGTTGGGCGAACGCGGCGTGATCGAGTTCGACGCGCCGGTGATGGGCGCCGAGGACTTCTCGTACGTGCTTCAGCGCACGCCGGGCTCGATGGTGTTCCTCGGCCTGCGCCCGCAAGATCCATCGCTCGCCGCGCCGTGCCATTCGAACCGCATGCAGATCGACGAAGACGGCATGGCCTTCGGCGTGGCGCTGC